Proteins co-encoded in one Brassica rapa cultivar Chiifu-401-42 chromosome A02, CAAS_Brap_v3.01, whole genome shotgun sequence genomic window:
- the LOC103848821 gene encoding 60S ribosomal protein L9-1: MKTILSSETMDIPEGVSIKVNAKVIEVEGPRGKLIRDFKHLNLDFQLIKEAETGRKKLKIDSWFGSRKSSASIRTALSHVDNLITGVTRGFRYKMRFVYAHFPINASIGGDSKSIEIRNFLGEKKVRKVEMLDGVTIVRSEKVKDEIVLDGNDIELVSRSCALINQKCHVKKKDIRKFLDGIYVSEKSKIVEEE, encoded by the exons ATGAAGACGATCCTTTCTTCTGAGACGATGGACATTCCCGAAGGCGTTAGCATAAAGGTTAACGCCAAGGTGATCGAGGTGGAAGGACCTCGCGGGAAGCTCATTCGCGATTTCAAGCATCTCAACCTTGATTTCCAGCTCATCAAGGAGGCCGAGACTGGGAGAAAGAAGCTCAAGATCGACTCGTGGTTTGGATCTCGCAAATCGAGCGCGTCCATCAGAACCGCTCTTAGCCACGTCGATAACCTCATCACCGGTGTGACCAGAGGTTTCAGATACAAGATGAGGTTCGTGTATGCTCATTTTCCCATCAACGCTTCCATTGGTGGGGATAGCAAGTCTATCGAGATCCGTAACTTCCTTGGCGAGAAGAAG GTGAGAAAGGTGGAGATGTTGGACGGTGTAACCATTGTTCGGTCTGAGAAAGTTAAAGACGAGATTGTTCTTGATGGTAATGACATCGAACTTGTGTCGAGGTCATGCGCCCTTATCAACCAG AAATGTCACGTAAAGAAGAAGGATATCAGGAAGTTCCTTGATGGTATCTATGTTAGCGAGAAGAGCAAGATTGTTGAAGAGGAATAG
- the LOC103848822 gene encoding probable inorganic phosphate transporter 1-3, with protein MFVIVFVDNLEEKSMSGNNQLGVLKALDVAKTQLYHFTAIIIAGMGFFTDAYDLFSIALVTKLLGRIYYHKAGAEKPGTLPPEVAAAVNGVALCGTLMGQLFFGWLGDKLGRKKVYGITLIMMVVCSVASGLSFGNNSKGVMTTLCFFRFWLGVGIGGDYPLSATIMSEYANKKTRGGFIAAVFAMQGFGILAGGIVALVLSSIFDYQFPSPIYSVDPYASTVPQADYLWRIILMIGALPAAMTYYWRMKMPETARYTALVSRNIKLAAQDMSKVLQVDLKADEEISENKVTDPKLNYGLFSKEFLKRHGLPLLGTTSTWFLLDIAFYSQNLFEKDIFSAIGWIPKAATMNAIHEVYKIARAQTLISLFSTIPGYWFTVLFIDIMGRFAIQIMGFFFMTVFMFALALPYDHWIKPDNRIGFVIIFSLTFFFANFGPNVTTFVVPAEIFPARLRSTCHGISAAAGKAGAIVGAFGFLYAAQSKDKNKTDAGYPPGIGVKNSLIMLGVINFVGMLMTFLVPESKGKSLEELSGENVNDETASSKASLSRRN; from the exons ATGTTTGTTATTGTCTTTGTAGATAATCTAGAAGAAAAGTCAATGTCTGGAAATAACCAGTTAGGAGTGCTCAAGGCACTCGATGTAGCCAAAACACAGCTTTACCATTTCACGGCAATTATTATCGCCGGTATGGGTTTCTTCACCGATGCCTACGATTTATTTAGCATTGCATTGGTCACAAAGCTTTTAGGTCGCATCTACTACCACAAGGCGGGTGCAGAGAAGCCGGGAACACTCCCACCAGAAGTGGCGGCGGCGGTCAATGGTGTTGCTCTATGTGGGACACTTATGGGTCAACTATTTTTTGGGTGGCTTGGAGACAAACTTGGCCGGAAGAAAGTATATGGAATCACTTTGATTATGATGGTTGTTTGCTCTGTCGCCTCCGGTCTCTCGTTTGGAAATAATTCAAAAGGCGTCATGACCACTCTTTGCTTTTTCCG GTTTTGGCTAGGAGTTGGTATTGGAGGTGACTACCCACTCTCAGCAACGATCATGTCGGAGTATGCGAACAAGAAGACTCGTGGTGGGTTCATCGCGGCCGTGTTTGCTATGCAAGGGTTTGGAATCTTGGCTGGAGGCATCGTTGCACTAGTACTCTCGAGTATTTTTGATTACCAATTCCCGTCGCCCATCTATAGTGTAGACCCGTATGCCTCGACTGTACCTCAAGCTGATTACTTATGGCGTATCATCCTTATGATTGGTGCTCTCCCCGCAGCGATGACCTATTACTGGCGAATGAAAATGCCCGAGACTGCTCGTTACACCGCTTTAGTTTCCAGAAACATCAAACTAGCTGCACAAGACATGTCGAAAGTCTTGCAAGTGGATCTTAAAGCTGATGAAGAAATTTCTGAAAACAAGGTAACAGATCCTAAGCTAAACTACGGCTTGTTCTCCAAAGAATTTCTTAAGCGCCATGGACTTCCTCTCCTCGGAACTACATCCACTTGGTTCTTGCTTGACATTGCGTTTTACAGCCAAAACTTATTTGAAAAGGATATATTTTCTGCCATCGGATGGATCCCAAAAGCGGCAACGATGAATGCCATCCACGAAGTTTACAAGATTGCTAGAGCGCAAACCCTCATTTCACTATTCAGTACCATCCCAGGTTACTGGTTCACCGTCTTATTCATTGATATTATGGGAAGATTCGCGATCCAGATAATGGGATTCTTCTTCATGACCGTGTTTATGTTCGCTTTAGCTTTGCCTTATGACCATTGGATCAAACCAGACAACCGCATTGGATTCGTTATTATATTCTCCCTAACTTTCTTCTTTGCAAACTTCGGTCCGAATGTAACTACATTTGTTGTACCTGCTGAGATATTCCCAGCAAGGTTGAGATCTACATGTCACGGAATTTCAGCCGCGGCAGGAAAGGCGGGAGCTATCGTGGGTGCGTTTGGATTCTTATACGCGGCTCAGTCAAAGGATAAGAACAAGACAGACGCAGGATATCCACCGGGTATTGGTGTCAAGAACTCGTTGATCATGCTTGGTGTTATTAACTTTGTCGGTATGCTCATGACATTTTTAGTGCCAGAATCCAAAGGAAAGTCTCTTGAGGAGCTTTCGGGTGAGAATGTGAATGATGAGACGGCTTCATCCAAGGCCAGTCTCTCCAGAAGAAACTGA